A genome region from Coffea arabica cultivar ET-39 chromosome 7e, Coffea Arabica ET-39 HiFi, whole genome shotgun sequence includes the following:
- the LOC113702223 gene encoding NADPH-dependent diflavin oxidoreductase 1-like isoform X3, whose protein sequence is MEDEPNKKKLLILYASETGNAMDAAERLGREADRRCCPVSVLCIDDFEPKSLPFEETVIFVVSTTGQGDVPDSMKGFWRFLLQRSLSKEWLKGVDYGVFGLGDSSYQKYNFVAKKLDKRLLDLGARSLIERGLGDDQHPSGYEGALDPWMSKLWKTLYNKAPNLFPNDPNTATLNGTWVDQPKIQITYHDVGKGNSQCSAAIDFKSLEMLIERTRSMSPGKSSGKMRPDCFLNLSIHYDVGDVLEVLPSQDPVAVDAFMKRCNLNPEAYITVQPSKKENSMGDTNHAPDIPVKLKTFVELTMDIASASPRRYFFEIMSNFASAQHEKERLQYFASPEGRDDLYQYNQKERRTVLEVLEDFHSVQMPLEWLVQLIPPLKTRAFSISSSNSAHPNQVHLTVSVVSWTTPYKRTRKGLCSTWLAGLDLQQRVLIPAWFHKGSLPSPSPSVPLILIGPGTGCAPFRGFVEERALQSKSGPRAPVLFFFGCRNEENDFLYRDFWLSHLQSGGVLSEDKGGGFYVAFSRDQPQKVYVQHKMREQSTKIWNLLAGGAAVYIAGSANKMPSDVLAALEEIISLEGGVTKEVAARWIHALEKSGRYHVEAWS, encoded by the exons ATGGAGGACGAGCCGAACAAGAAGAAGCTGCTAATACTTTACGCTTCAGAAACTGGAAATGCCATGGACGCAGCTGAGCGATTAGGTCGCGAAGCCGATCGCCGCTGCTGCCCCGTCTCCGTCCTCTGCATCGATGACTTTGAACCC AAAAGTTTACCTTTTGAAGAGACGGTCATTTTTGTGGTTTCAACCACCGGCCAAGGGGACGTTCCGGATTCCATGAAG GGGTTTTGGAGGTTTTTGTTGCAGAGGAGTTTAAGTAAGGAGTGGCTTAAAGGAGTTGATTATGGCGTGTTTGGATTGGGTGATTCGAGCTACCAGAAATATAAT TTTGTTGCGAAGAAGCTAGACAAAAGACTGTTGGATCTTGGTGCTAGATCCCTGATTGAAAGAGGTCTTGGAGATGATCAGCATCCATCAGG GTATGAAGGAGCTCTGGAcccttggatgtccaaattgtGGAAGACATTGTACAATAAGGCTCCTAATTTGTTCCCTAATGATCCAAATACTGCCACATTAAATGGTACTTGGGTGGATCAGCCGAAGATACAGATAACGTATCATGATGTTGGTAAAGGAAATTCTCAATGTTCAGCCGCCATTG ACTTCAAAAGTCTTGAGATGCTGATCGAGAGAACTCGTTCAATGTCCCCTGGGAAATCTTCTGGCAAGATGAGGCCTGATTGCTTTCTAAATTTG tctattcactatgatgtTGGTGATGTTCTCGAGGTGCTTCCCAGCCAAGATCCTGTTGCAGTTGATGCTTTCATGAAGCGTTGTAATTTGAACCCAGAAGCTTACATCACT GTTCAACCAAGCAAGAAAGAGAATTCCATGGGTGATACTAACCATGCTCCGGACATCCCTGTgaaattgaaaacttttgtgGAATTAACAATGGATATTGCATCAGCTTCGCCCAGACGCTATTTCTTTGAG ATCATGAGTAATTTTGCCAGTGCTCAACATGAGAAGGAAAGGCTGCAGTATTTTGCGTCGCCTGAAGGAAGAGATGATCTATATCAATACAACCAAAAGGAACGAAGAACTGTGCTGGAG gTCTTAGAAGATTTCCATTCTGTGCAAATGCCACTTGAATGGTTGGTACAGTTAATTCCTCCACTAAAGACGAGagctttctccatttcttcttctaattCTGCTCACCCAAATCAAGTACACTTGACGGTGAGCGTTGTGTCTTGGACAACACCATACAAAAGGACGCGCAAGGGTCTTTGTTCAACATGGCTAGCTGGACTTGATCTGCAGCAAA GAGTCCTAATTCCGGCATGGTTTCACAAAGGTTCTCTTCCTTCACCTTCACCCTCAGTTCCACTTATTCTCATTGGACCCGGGACTGGTTGTGCTCCATTCCGTGGATTTGTGGAGGAAAGAGCCCTTCAAAGTAAATCTGGTCCGAGAGCTCCagtgcttttcttttttggttgcaGAAATGAGGAGAATGACTTCTTATATCGAGACTTTTGGTTGTCCCATTTACAAAGTGGCGGAGTACTTTCAGAGGACAAAGGTGGAGGATTTTATGTTGCGTTCTCAAGAGACCAGCCACAAAAGGTGTATGTGCAACATAAAATGCGAGAACAAAGCACGAAAATCTGGAATCTGCTTGCTGGGGGGGCTGCTGTCTACATTGCAGGTTCTGCTAACAAAATGCCCTCTGATGTATTGGCAGCTCTGGAGGAAATAATTTCCTTAGAGGGTGGAGTTACGAAAGAAGTTGCTGCAAGGTGGATTCACGCGCTGGAAAAGTCTGGCAGGTACCATGTCGAAGCCTGGTCTTGA
- the LOC113702223 gene encoding NADPH-dependent diflavin oxidoreductase 1-like isoform X2, which translates to MEDEPNKKKLLILYASETGNAMDAAERLGREADRRCCPVSVLCIDDFEPKSLPFEETVIFVVSTTGQGDVPDSMKGFWRFLLQRSLSKEWLKGVDYGVFGLGDSSYQKYNFVAKKLDKRLLDLGARSLIERGLGDDQHPSGYEGALDPWMSKLWKTLYNKAPNLFPNDPNTATLNGTWVDQPKIQITYHDVGKGNSQCSAAIDFKSLEMLIERTRSMSPGKSSGKMRPDCFLNLTENCPLTRPGSGKDVWHLEFEAVSSSIHYDVGDVLEVLPSQDPVAVDAFMKRCNLNPEAYITVQPSKKENSMGDTNHAPDIPVKLKTFVELTMDIASASPRRYFFEIMSNFASAQHEKERLQYFASPEGRDDLYQYNQKERRTVLEVLEDFHSVQMPLEWLVQLIPPLKTRAFSISSSNSAHPNQVHLTVSVVSWTTPYKRTRKGLCSTWLAGLDLQQRVLIPAWFHKGSLPSPSPSVPLILIGPGTGCAPFRGFVEERALQSKSGPRAPVLFFFGCRNEENDFLYRDFWLSHLQSGGVLSEDKGGGFYVAFSRDQPQKVYVQHKMREQSTKIWNLLAGGAAVYIAGSANKMPSDVLAALEEIISLEGGVTKEVAARWIHALEKSGRYHVEAWS; encoded by the exons ATGGAGGACGAGCCGAACAAGAAGAAGCTGCTAATACTTTACGCTTCAGAAACTGGAAATGCCATGGACGCAGCTGAGCGATTAGGTCGCGAAGCCGATCGCCGCTGCTGCCCCGTCTCCGTCCTCTGCATCGATGACTTTGAACCC AAAAGTTTACCTTTTGAAGAGACGGTCATTTTTGTGGTTTCAACCACCGGCCAAGGGGACGTTCCGGATTCCATGAAG GGGTTTTGGAGGTTTTTGTTGCAGAGGAGTTTAAGTAAGGAGTGGCTTAAAGGAGTTGATTATGGCGTGTTTGGATTGGGTGATTCGAGCTACCAGAAATATAAT TTTGTTGCGAAGAAGCTAGACAAAAGACTGTTGGATCTTGGTGCTAGATCCCTGATTGAAAGAGGTCTTGGAGATGATCAGCATCCATCAGG GTATGAAGGAGCTCTGGAcccttggatgtccaaattgtGGAAGACATTGTACAATAAGGCTCCTAATTTGTTCCCTAATGATCCAAATACTGCCACATTAAATGGTACTTGGGTGGATCAGCCGAAGATACAGATAACGTATCATGATGTTGGTAAAGGAAATTCTCAATGTTCAGCCGCCATTG ACTTCAAAAGTCTTGAGATGCTGATCGAGAGAACTCGTTCAATGTCCCCTGGGAAATCTTCTGGCAAGATGAGGCCTGATTGCTTTCTAAATTTG ACAGAAAACTGCCCATTAACTAGGCCAGGTAGCGGCAAGGATGTATGGCACTTAGAGTTCGAAGCAGTTTCATCA tctattcactatgatgtTGGTGATGTTCTCGAGGTGCTTCCCAGCCAAGATCCTGTTGCAGTTGATGCTTTCATGAAGCGTTGTAATTTGAACCCAGAAGCTTACATCACT GTTCAACCAAGCAAGAAAGAGAATTCCATGGGTGATACTAACCATGCTCCGGACATCCCTGTgaaattgaaaacttttgtgGAATTAACAATGGATATTGCATCAGCTTCGCCCAGACGCTATTTCTTTGAG ATCATGAGTAATTTTGCCAGTGCTCAACATGAGAAGGAAAGGCTGCAGTATTTTGCGTCGCCTGAAGGAAGAGATGATCTATATCAATACAACCAAAAGGAACGAAGAACTGTGCTGGAG gTCTTAGAAGATTTCCATTCTGTGCAAATGCCACTTGAATGGTTGGTACAGTTAATTCCTCCACTAAAGACGAGagctttctccatttcttcttctaattCTGCTCACCCAAATCAAGTACACTTGACGGTGAGCGTTGTGTCTTGGACAACACCATACAAAAGGACGCGCAAGGGTCTTTGTTCAACATGGCTAGCTGGACTTGATCTGCAGCAAA GAGTCCTAATTCCGGCATGGTTTCACAAAGGTTCTCTTCCTTCACCTTCACCCTCAGTTCCACTTATTCTCATTGGACCCGGGACTGGTTGTGCTCCATTCCGTGGATTTGTGGAGGAAAGAGCCCTTCAAAGTAAATCTGGTCCGAGAGCTCCagtgcttttcttttttggttgcaGAAATGAGGAGAATGACTTCTTATATCGAGACTTTTGGTTGTCCCATTTACAAAGTGGCGGAGTACTTTCAGAGGACAAAGGTGGAGGATTTTATGTTGCGTTCTCAAGAGACCAGCCACAAAAGGTGTATGTGCAACATAAAATGCGAGAACAAAGCACGAAAATCTGGAATCTGCTTGCTGGGGGGGCTGCTGTCTACATTGCAGGTTCTGCTAACAAAATGCCCTCTGATGTATTGGCAGCTCTGGAGGAAATAATTTCCTTAGAGGGTGGAGTTACGAAAGAAGTTGCTGCAAGGTGGATTCACGCGCTGGAAAAGTCTGGCAGGTACCATGTCGAAGCCTGGTCTTGA
- the LOC113702223 gene encoding NADPH-dependent diflavin oxidoreductase 1-like isoform X1, with amino-acid sequence MEDEPNKKKLLILYASETGNAMDAAERLGREADRRCCPVSVLCIDDFEPKSLPFEETVIFVVSTTGQGDVPDSMKGFWRFLLQRSLSKEWLKGVDYGVFGLGDSSYQKYNFVAKKLDKRLLDLGARSLIERGLGDDQHPSGYEGALDPWMSKLWKTLYNKAPNLFPNDPNTATLNGTWVDQPKIQITYHDVGKGNSQCSAAIDFKSLEMLIERTRSMSPGKSSGKMRPDCFLNLTENCPLTRPGSGKDVWHLEFEAVSSSFSLFQSIHYDVGDVLEVLPSQDPVAVDAFMKRCNLNPEAYITVQPSKKENSMGDTNHAPDIPVKLKTFVELTMDIASASPRRYFFEIMSNFASAQHEKERLQYFASPEGRDDLYQYNQKERRTVLEVLEDFHSVQMPLEWLVQLIPPLKTRAFSISSSNSAHPNQVHLTVSVVSWTTPYKRTRKGLCSTWLAGLDLQQRVLIPAWFHKGSLPSPSPSVPLILIGPGTGCAPFRGFVEERALQSKSGPRAPVLFFFGCRNEENDFLYRDFWLSHLQSGGVLSEDKGGGFYVAFSRDQPQKVYVQHKMREQSTKIWNLLAGGAAVYIAGSANKMPSDVLAALEEIISLEGGVTKEVAARWIHALEKSGRYHVEAWS; translated from the exons ATGGAGGACGAGCCGAACAAGAAGAAGCTGCTAATACTTTACGCTTCAGAAACTGGAAATGCCATGGACGCAGCTGAGCGATTAGGTCGCGAAGCCGATCGCCGCTGCTGCCCCGTCTCCGTCCTCTGCATCGATGACTTTGAACCC AAAAGTTTACCTTTTGAAGAGACGGTCATTTTTGTGGTTTCAACCACCGGCCAAGGGGACGTTCCGGATTCCATGAAG GGGTTTTGGAGGTTTTTGTTGCAGAGGAGTTTAAGTAAGGAGTGGCTTAAAGGAGTTGATTATGGCGTGTTTGGATTGGGTGATTCGAGCTACCAGAAATATAAT TTTGTTGCGAAGAAGCTAGACAAAAGACTGTTGGATCTTGGTGCTAGATCCCTGATTGAAAGAGGTCTTGGAGATGATCAGCATCCATCAGG GTATGAAGGAGCTCTGGAcccttggatgtccaaattgtGGAAGACATTGTACAATAAGGCTCCTAATTTGTTCCCTAATGATCCAAATACTGCCACATTAAATGGTACTTGGGTGGATCAGCCGAAGATACAGATAACGTATCATGATGTTGGTAAAGGAAATTCTCAATGTTCAGCCGCCATTG ACTTCAAAAGTCTTGAGATGCTGATCGAGAGAACTCGTTCAATGTCCCCTGGGAAATCTTCTGGCAAGATGAGGCCTGATTGCTTTCTAAATTTG ACAGAAAACTGCCCATTAACTAGGCCAGGTAGCGGCAAGGATGTATGGCACTTAGAGTTCGAAGCAGTTTCATCA TCTTTTTCCTTGTTTcagtctattcactatgatgtTGGTGATGTTCTCGAGGTGCTTCCCAGCCAAGATCCTGTTGCAGTTGATGCTTTCATGAAGCGTTGTAATTTGAACCCAGAAGCTTACATCACT GTTCAACCAAGCAAGAAAGAGAATTCCATGGGTGATACTAACCATGCTCCGGACATCCCTGTgaaattgaaaacttttgtgGAATTAACAATGGATATTGCATCAGCTTCGCCCAGACGCTATTTCTTTGAG ATCATGAGTAATTTTGCCAGTGCTCAACATGAGAAGGAAAGGCTGCAGTATTTTGCGTCGCCTGAAGGAAGAGATGATCTATATCAATACAACCAAAAGGAACGAAGAACTGTGCTGGAG gTCTTAGAAGATTTCCATTCTGTGCAAATGCCACTTGAATGGTTGGTACAGTTAATTCCTCCACTAAAGACGAGagctttctccatttcttcttctaattCTGCTCACCCAAATCAAGTACACTTGACGGTGAGCGTTGTGTCTTGGACAACACCATACAAAAGGACGCGCAAGGGTCTTTGTTCAACATGGCTAGCTGGACTTGATCTGCAGCAAA GAGTCCTAATTCCGGCATGGTTTCACAAAGGTTCTCTTCCTTCACCTTCACCCTCAGTTCCACTTATTCTCATTGGACCCGGGACTGGTTGTGCTCCATTCCGTGGATTTGTGGAGGAAAGAGCCCTTCAAAGTAAATCTGGTCCGAGAGCTCCagtgcttttcttttttggttgcaGAAATGAGGAGAATGACTTCTTATATCGAGACTTTTGGTTGTCCCATTTACAAAGTGGCGGAGTACTTTCAGAGGACAAAGGTGGAGGATTTTATGTTGCGTTCTCAAGAGACCAGCCACAAAAGGTGTATGTGCAACATAAAATGCGAGAACAAAGCACGAAAATCTGGAATCTGCTTGCTGGGGGGGCTGCTGTCTACATTGCAGGTTCTGCTAACAAAATGCCCTCTGATGTATTGGCAGCTCTGGAGGAAATAATTTCCTTAGAGGGTGGAGTTACGAAAGAAGTTGCTGCAAGGTGGATTCACGCGCTGGAAAAGTCTGGCAGGTACCATGTCGAAGCCTGGTCTTGA
- the LOC113702223 gene encoding NADPH-dependent diflavin oxidoreductase 1-like isoform X8 gives MKRCNLNPEAYITVQPSKKENSMGDTNHAPDIPVKLKTFVELTMDIASASPRRYFFEIMSNFASAQHEKERLQYFASPEGRDDLYQYNQKERRTVLEVLEDFHSVQMPLEWLVQLIPPLKTRAFSISSSNSAHPNQVHLTVSVVSWTTPYKRTRKGLCSTWLAGLDLQQRVLIPAWFHKGSLPSPSPSVPLILIGPGTGCAPFRGFVEERALQSKSGPRAPVLFFFGCRNEENDFLYRDFWLSHLQSGGVLSEDKGGGFYVAFSRDQPQKVYVQHKMREQSTKIWNLLAGGAAVYIAGSANKMPSDVLAALEEIISLEGGVTKEVAARWIHALEKSGRYHVEAWS, from the exons ATGAAGCGTTGTAATTTGAACCCAGAAGCTTACATCACT GTTCAACCAAGCAAGAAAGAGAATTCCATGGGTGATACTAACCATGCTCCGGACATCCCTGTgaaattgaaaacttttgtgGAATTAACAATGGATATTGCATCAGCTTCGCCCAGACGCTATTTCTTTGAG ATCATGAGTAATTTTGCCAGTGCTCAACATGAGAAGGAAAGGCTGCAGTATTTTGCGTCGCCTGAAGGAAGAGATGATCTATATCAATACAACCAAAAGGAACGAAGAACTGTGCTGGAG gTCTTAGAAGATTTCCATTCTGTGCAAATGCCACTTGAATGGTTGGTACAGTTAATTCCTCCACTAAAGACGAGagctttctccatttcttcttctaattCTGCTCACCCAAATCAAGTACACTTGACGGTGAGCGTTGTGTCTTGGACAACACCATACAAAAGGACGCGCAAGGGTCTTTGTTCAACATGGCTAGCTGGACTTGATCTGCAGCAAA GAGTCCTAATTCCGGCATGGTTTCACAAAGGTTCTCTTCCTTCACCTTCACCCTCAGTTCCACTTATTCTCATTGGACCCGGGACTGGTTGTGCTCCATTCCGTGGATTTGTGGAGGAAAGAGCCCTTCAAAGTAAATCTGGTCCGAGAGCTCCagtgcttttcttttttggttgcaGAAATGAGGAGAATGACTTCTTATATCGAGACTTTTGGTTGTCCCATTTACAAAGTGGCGGAGTACTTTCAGAGGACAAAGGTGGAGGATTTTATGTTGCGTTCTCAAGAGACCAGCCACAAAAGGTGTATGTGCAACATAAAATGCGAGAACAAAGCACGAAAATCTGGAATCTGCTTGCTGGGGGGGCTGCTGTCTACATTGCAGGTTCTGCTAACAAAATGCCCTCTGATGTATTGGCAGCTCTGGAGGAAATAATTTCCTTAGAGGGTGGAGTTACGAAAGAAGTTGCTGCAAGGTGGATTCACGCGCTGGAAAAGTCTGGCAGGTACCATGTCGAAGCCTGGTCTTGA
- the LOC113702223 gene encoding NADPH-dependent diflavin oxidoreductase 1-like isoform X10: protein MVSQRNEENDFLYRDFWLSHLQSGGVLSEDKGGGFYVAFSRDQPQKVYVQHKMREQSTKIWNLLAGGAAVYIAGSANKMPSDVLAALEEIISLEGGVTKEVAARWIHALEKSGRYHVEAWS, encoded by the exons ATGGTTTCACAAAG AAATGAGGAGAATGACTTCTTATATCGAGACTTTTGGTTGTCCCATTTACAAAGTGGCGGAGTACTTTCAGAGGACAAAGGTGGAGGATTTTATGTTGCGTTCTCAAGAGACCAGCCACAAAAGGTGTATGTGCAACATAAAATGCGAGAACAAAGCACGAAAATCTGGAATCTGCTTGCTGGGGGGGCTGCTGTCTACATTGCAGGTTCTGCTAACAAAATGCCCTCTGATGTATTGGCAGCTCTGGAGGAAATAATTTCCTTAGAGGGTGGAGTTACGAAAGAAGTTGCTGCAAGGTGGATTCACGCGCTGGAAAAGTCTGGCAGGTACCATGTCGAAGCCTGGTCTTGA
- the LOC113702223 gene encoding NADPH-dependent diflavin oxidoreductase 1-like isoform X9: MRRKGCSILRRLKEEMIYINTTKRNEELCWRFQVLEDFHSVQMPLEWLVQLIPPLKTRAFSISSSNSAHPNQVHLTVSVVSWTTPYKRTRKGLCSTWLAGLDLQQRVLIPAWFHKGSLPSPSPSVPLILIGPGTGCAPFRGFVEERALQSKSGPRAPVLFFFGCRNEENDFLYRDFWLSHLQSGGVLSEDKGGGFYVAFSRDQPQKVYVQHKMREQSTKIWNLLAGGAAVYIAGSANKMPSDVLAALEEIISLEGGVTKEVAARWIHALEKSGRYHVEAWS; encoded by the exons ATGAGAAGGAAAGGCTGCAGTATTTTGCGTCGCCTGAAGGAAGAGATGATCTATATCAATACAACCAAAAGGAACGAAGAACTGTGCTGGAG atttcaggTCTTAGAAGATTTCCATTCTGTGCAAATGCCACTTGAATGGTTGGTACAGTTAATTCCTCCACTAAAGACGAGagctttctccatttcttcttctaattCTGCTCACCCAAATCAAGTACACTTGACGGTGAGCGTTGTGTCTTGGACAACACCATACAAAAGGACGCGCAAGGGTCTTTGTTCAACATGGCTAGCTGGACTTGATCTGCAGCAAA GAGTCCTAATTCCGGCATGGTTTCACAAAGGTTCTCTTCCTTCACCTTCACCCTCAGTTCCACTTATTCTCATTGGACCCGGGACTGGTTGTGCTCCATTCCGTGGATTTGTGGAGGAAAGAGCCCTTCAAAGTAAATCTGGTCCGAGAGCTCCagtgcttttcttttttggttgcaGAAATGAGGAGAATGACTTCTTATATCGAGACTTTTGGTTGTCCCATTTACAAAGTGGCGGAGTACTTTCAGAGGACAAAGGTGGAGGATTTTATGTTGCGTTCTCAAGAGACCAGCCACAAAAGGTGTATGTGCAACATAAAATGCGAGAACAAAGCACGAAAATCTGGAATCTGCTTGCTGGGGGGGCTGCTGTCTACATTGCAGGTTCTGCTAACAAAATGCCCTCTGATGTATTGGCAGCTCTGGAGGAAATAATTTCCTTAGAGGGTGGAGTTACGAAAGAAGTTGCTGCAAGGTGGATTCACGCGCTGGAAAAGTCTGGCAGGTACCATGTCGAAGCCTGGTCTTGA
- the LOC113702223 gene encoding NADPH-dependent diflavin oxidoreductase 1-like isoform X5 yields the protein MFVAKKLDKRLLDLGARSLIERGLGDDQHPSGYEGALDPWMSKLWKTLYNKAPNLFPNDPNTATLNGTWVDQPKIQITYHDVGKGNSQCSAAIDFKSLEMLIERTRSMSPGKSSGKMRPDCFLNLTENCPLTRPGSGKDVWHLEFEAVSSSFSLFQSIHYDVGDVLEVLPSQDPVAVDAFMKRCNLNPEAYITVQPSKKENSMGDTNHAPDIPVKLKTFVELTMDIASASPRRYFFEIMSNFASAQHEKERLQYFASPEGRDDLYQYNQKERRTVLEVLEDFHSVQMPLEWLVQLIPPLKTRAFSISSSNSAHPNQVHLTVSVVSWTTPYKRTRKGLCSTWLAGLDLQQRVLIPAWFHKGSLPSPSPSVPLILIGPGTGCAPFRGFVEERALQSKSGPRAPVLFFFGCRNEENDFLYRDFWLSHLQSGGVLSEDKGGGFYVAFSRDQPQKVYVQHKMREQSTKIWNLLAGGAAVYIAGSANKMPSDVLAALEEIISLEGGVTKEVAARWIHALEKSGRYHVEAWS from the exons ATG TTTGTTGCGAAGAAGCTAGACAAAAGACTGTTGGATCTTGGTGCTAGATCCCTGATTGAAAGAGGTCTTGGAGATGATCAGCATCCATCAGG GTATGAAGGAGCTCTGGAcccttggatgtccaaattgtGGAAGACATTGTACAATAAGGCTCCTAATTTGTTCCCTAATGATCCAAATACTGCCACATTAAATGGTACTTGGGTGGATCAGCCGAAGATACAGATAACGTATCATGATGTTGGTAAAGGAAATTCTCAATGTTCAGCCGCCATTG ACTTCAAAAGTCTTGAGATGCTGATCGAGAGAACTCGTTCAATGTCCCCTGGGAAATCTTCTGGCAAGATGAGGCCTGATTGCTTTCTAAATTTG ACAGAAAACTGCCCATTAACTAGGCCAGGTAGCGGCAAGGATGTATGGCACTTAGAGTTCGAAGCAGTTTCATCA TCTTTTTCCTTGTTTcagtctattcactatgatgtTGGTGATGTTCTCGAGGTGCTTCCCAGCCAAGATCCTGTTGCAGTTGATGCTTTCATGAAGCGTTGTAATTTGAACCCAGAAGCTTACATCACT GTTCAACCAAGCAAGAAAGAGAATTCCATGGGTGATACTAACCATGCTCCGGACATCCCTGTgaaattgaaaacttttgtgGAATTAACAATGGATATTGCATCAGCTTCGCCCAGACGCTATTTCTTTGAG ATCATGAGTAATTTTGCCAGTGCTCAACATGAGAAGGAAAGGCTGCAGTATTTTGCGTCGCCTGAAGGAAGAGATGATCTATATCAATACAACCAAAAGGAACGAAGAACTGTGCTGGAG gTCTTAGAAGATTTCCATTCTGTGCAAATGCCACTTGAATGGTTGGTACAGTTAATTCCTCCACTAAAGACGAGagctttctccatttcttcttctaattCTGCTCACCCAAATCAAGTACACTTGACGGTGAGCGTTGTGTCTTGGACAACACCATACAAAAGGACGCGCAAGGGTCTTTGTTCAACATGGCTAGCTGGACTTGATCTGCAGCAAA GAGTCCTAATTCCGGCATGGTTTCACAAAGGTTCTCTTCCTTCACCTTCACCCTCAGTTCCACTTATTCTCATTGGACCCGGGACTGGTTGTGCTCCATTCCGTGGATTTGTGGAGGAAAGAGCCCTTCAAAGTAAATCTGGTCCGAGAGCTCCagtgcttttcttttttggttgcaGAAATGAGGAGAATGACTTCTTATATCGAGACTTTTGGTTGTCCCATTTACAAAGTGGCGGAGTACTTTCAGAGGACAAAGGTGGAGGATTTTATGTTGCGTTCTCAAGAGACCAGCCACAAAAGGTGTATGTGCAACATAAAATGCGAGAACAAAGCACGAAAATCTGGAATCTGCTTGCTGGGGGGGCTGCTGTCTACATTGCAGGTTCTGCTAACAAAATGCCCTCTGATGTATTGGCAGCTCTGGAGGAAATAATTTCCTTAGAGGGTGGAGTTACGAAAGAAGTTGCTGCAAGGTGGATTCACGCGCTGGAAAAGTCTGGCAGGTACCATGTCGAAGCCTGGTCTTGA
- the LOC113702223 gene encoding NADPH-dependent diflavin oxidoreductase 1-like isoform X7, which translates to MLIERTRSMSPGKSSGKMRPDCFLNLSIHYDVGDVLEVLPSQDPVAVDAFMKRCNLNPEAYITVQPSKKENSMGDTNHAPDIPVKLKTFVELTMDIASASPRRYFFEIMSNFASAQHEKERLQYFASPEGRDDLYQYNQKERRTVLEVLEDFHSVQMPLEWLVQLIPPLKTRAFSISSSNSAHPNQVHLTVSVVSWTTPYKRTRKGLCSTWLAGLDLQQRVLIPAWFHKGSLPSPSPSVPLILIGPGTGCAPFRGFVEERALQSKSGPRAPVLFFFGCRNEENDFLYRDFWLSHLQSGGVLSEDKGGGFYVAFSRDQPQKVYVQHKMREQSTKIWNLLAGGAAVYIAGSANKMPSDVLAALEEIISLEGGVTKEVAARWIHALEKSGRYHVEAWS; encoded by the exons ATGCTGATCGAGAGAACTCGTTCAATGTCCCCTGGGAAATCTTCTGGCAAGATGAGGCCTGATTGCTTTCTAAATTTG tctattcactatgatgtTGGTGATGTTCTCGAGGTGCTTCCCAGCCAAGATCCTGTTGCAGTTGATGCTTTCATGAAGCGTTGTAATTTGAACCCAGAAGCTTACATCACT GTTCAACCAAGCAAGAAAGAGAATTCCATGGGTGATACTAACCATGCTCCGGACATCCCTGTgaaattgaaaacttttgtgGAATTAACAATGGATATTGCATCAGCTTCGCCCAGACGCTATTTCTTTGAG ATCATGAGTAATTTTGCCAGTGCTCAACATGAGAAGGAAAGGCTGCAGTATTTTGCGTCGCCTGAAGGAAGAGATGATCTATATCAATACAACCAAAAGGAACGAAGAACTGTGCTGGAG gTCTTAGAAGATTTCCATTCTGTGCAAATGCCACTTGAATGGTTGGTACAGTTAATTCCTCCACTAAAGACGAGagctttctccatttcttcttctaattCTGCTCACCCAAATCAAGTACACTTGACGGTGAGCGTTGTGTCTTGGACAACACCATACAAAAGGACGCGCAAGGGTCTTTGTTCAACATGGCTAGCTGGACTTGATCTGCAGCAAA GAGTCCTAATTCCGGCATGGTTTCACAAAGGTTCTCTTCCTTCACCTTCACCCTCAGTTCCACTTATTCTCATTGGACCCGGGACTGGTTGTGCTCCATTCCGTGGATTTGTGGAGGAAAGAGCCCTTCAAAGTAAATCTGGTCCGAGAGCTCCagtgcttttcttttttggttgcaGAAATGAGGAGAATGACTTCTTATATCGAGACTTTTGGTTGTCCCATTTACAAAGTGGCGGAGTACTTTCAGAGGACAAAGGTGGAGGATTTTATGTTGCGTTCTCAAGAGACCAGCCACAAAAGGTGTATGTGCAACATAAAATGCGAGAACAAAGCACGAAAATCTGGAATCTGCTTGCTGGGGGGGCTGCTGTCTACATTGCAGGTTCTGCTAACAAAATGCCCTCTGATGTATTGGCAGCTCTGGAGGAAATAATTTCCTTAGAGGGTGGAGTTACGAAAGAAGTTGCTGCAAGGTGGATTCACGCGCTGGAAAAGTCTGGCAGGTACCATGTCGAAGCCTGGTCTTGA